In the genome of Myxococcus stipitatus, one region contains:
- a CDS encoding AAA family ATPase — protein sequence MLKLQWLQVHQFRTVKPGTRLSFSPSFNVLVGFNGTGKTLLLDLVAAVASSDFTSLAEEPLDLEYALAADTGRITVRVRNAPDTGLSMDIVVAPRDMAWPLVIRREGLQVTVSRQDDASLVVQERIAPEVAGRLWLVLMSGGIAWVEKTGEGTATVEPLLAMAREVSALAGLSRFDEGLAYFEQLYQVELRLSRRAEGVLATGTGLASEALLDGLRRLAASQWGGPRYVVPSDSIPFLRDTARLLGFSAAEASLVPVETPLEGKYESQTLGGLELDFVGSDGTRVSARQLGHGQKRVLALQHYLSRARAVVVADEVAHSLHPRLVRATLEPLGARQSFLTSQSPVLLDLLTFTSPQHVRDSLVWCRRDEGSGVLIWEDPSPEAAERLFAASTATPGQLGALLQAQGLW from the coding sequence ATGCTCAAGCTCCAATGGCTCCAGGTTCACCAGTTCCGCACCGTGAAGCCGGGGACGCGGCTGTCGTTCAGTCCGTCCTTCAACGTCCTGGTCGGTTTCAACGGCACGGGGAAGACGCTGCTGTTGGACCTGGTCGCGGCGGTGGCCAGCTCCGACTTCACGTCCCTGGCCGAGGAGCCGCTGGACCTGGAGTACGCGCTGGCCGCGGACACCGGCCGCATCACCGTGCGGGTCCGCAACGCGCCGGACACCGGCCTCTCCATGGACATCGTCGTCGCGCCGCGCGACATGGCCTGGCCCCTGGTCATCCGACGCGAGGGACTCCAGGTCACCGTCTCCCGCCAGGATGATGCGTCGCTGGTGGTGCAGGAGCGCATCGCCCCGGAGGTCGCTGGCCGCCTGTGGCTGGTGCTCATGTCGGGCGGCATCGCCTGGGTGGAGAAGACGGGCGAGGGCACCGCCACCGTCGAGCCGCTCCTCGCCATGGCCCGCGAGGTGTCCGCGCTGGCGGGCCTGAGCCGCTTCGACGAGGGGCTGGCGTACTTCGAGCAGCTCTATCAGGTGGAGCTGCGGCTCTCGCGGCGCGCGGAGGGGGTGCTCGCCACGGGCACGGGGCTGGCCTCGGAGGCGCTGCTGGATGGACTGCGGCGGCTGGCGGCCTCGCAGTGGGGCGGCCCGCGCTACGTCGTCCCGTCCGACTCCATCCCCTTCCTGCGCGACACCGCGCGGCTGCTGGGCTTCAGCGCCGCGGAGGCCAGCCTGGTCCCCGTGGAGACGCCGCTCGAGGGGAAGTACGAGTCGCAGACGCTGGGGGGCCTGGAGCTGGACTTCGTGGGCTCGGATGGGACGCGCGTCTCCGCGCGCCAGCTGGGCCACGGACAGAAGCGCGTGCTCGCGCTCCAGCACTACCTGTCCCGGGCCCGCGCGGTGGTCGTCGCCGACGAGGTGGCGCACTCACTGCACCCCCGGCTGGTGCGGGCCACCCTGGAGCCGCTGGGCGCGCGGCAGAGCTTCCTCACCAGCCAGAGCCCCGTCCTGTTGGACCTGCTGACCTTCACCTCTCCCCAGCACGTGCGCGACAGCCTGGTGTGGTGCAGGCGGGATGAGGGCTCCGGGGTGCTCATCTGGGAGGACCCCTCCCCCGAGGCCGCCGAGCGCCTGTTCGCCGCCAGCACCGCGACGCCCGGGCAGCTGGGCGCACTGCTCCAAGCGCAAGGGCTCTGGTAA
- a CDS encoding HEAT repeat domain-containing protein, with protein MRPVRPALLALVFFALLGTAAGVTLALRGKSDEPPPVATAPAPKAAPAPAKENVSSLRASQVGAKACGECHEDQHAGWSKDWHARALSPATPGFVVGDYTPGTHFKGDSSEAWMRRDGDHHFMRTKGADGQLSEFPVRWVVGGKRMQDPVTVLSDGRWQVLPVYFHVTGQGEWVDYSETKQGALTPDHPFFWTNFRRGAQHACLDCHVTGLDARYDRATHTWSTRFTDAGVGCESCHGPGAKHADTQDPQDIIQPGKLPAERGFAVCAQCHGPRRPLFPILDGEHRFQPGQRYEDFYQPIVLFVGTERSGDYFTDGRPSTSSFEYQALIQSRCHTQGGATCLTCHTAPHDPQAPNELHLPEKPSATVSAGSATCQQCHADLFAAGSRHTRHRAREAQDCVACHMPPVVSGVLDKFADHALDVPAPQNTARHGIPNACNACHTKETPEAMTKALAKGWPQAAKRQERRLRLADAFDEKTASTARPALEAVLADTHEVPSLRGAAARLLAQRHKGEAVTALHTALKGTQDSRLRLDLIESLGLAGGGKDASEDLAALLRDDSTWVRQASALTLASLGDARGVSALEQLASGPETSSLVQPHILLAQLAVRRKDLATAAREYERALDLQPYNVDALIRLADIYVVQGNVKQGQERLAEALRFDPQSRPARQRLSMLKQGR; from the coding sequence ATGCGCCCCGTCCGCCCTGCCCTGCTCGCCCTGGTCTTCTTCGCACTGCTTGGCACGGCCGCGGGAGTCACGCTCGCGCTGCGCGGAAAGAGCGACGAGCCGCCCCCCGTAGCCACCGCTCCCGCGCCCAAGGCCGCACCGGCTCCCGCGAAGGAGAACGTCTCCTCGCTCCGCGCCTCCCAGGTCGGCGCCAAGGCCTGCGGCGAGTGCCACGAAGACCAGCACGCGGGCTGGAGCAAGGACTGGCACGCGCGCGCCCTGTCTCCCGCGACGCCCGGGTTCGTGGTGGGCGACTACACCCCGGGGACCCACTTCAAGGGTGACTCCAGCGAGGCGTGGATGCGCCGCGACGGAGACCACCACTTCATGCGCACCAAGGGCGCGGACGGGCAGCTCTCGGAGTTCCCGGTGCGGTGGGTGGTGGGCGGCAAGCGGATGCAGGACCCCGTCACCGTGTTGTCCGATGGCCGCTGGCAGGTGCTGCCCGTCTACTTCCACGTCACCGGCCAGGGCGAGTGGGTGGACTACTCGGAGACGAAGCAGGGCGCGCTCACGCCGGACCATCCCTTCTTCTGGACCAACTTCCGCCGCGGCGCCCAGCACGCGTGCCTGGACTGCCACGTCACCGGGCTCGACGCGCGCTATGACCGCGCCACGCACACGTGGTCCACGCGCTTCACCGACGCGGGCGTCGGGTGCGAGAGCTGCCACGGCCCCGGCGCGAAGCACGCGGACACGCAGGACCCCCAGGACATCATCCAGCCCGGGAAGCTGCCCGCGGAGCGGGGCTTCGCGGTGTGCGCGCAGTGCCATGGCCCGCGCCGTCCCCTCTTCCCCATCCTGGACGGCGAGCACCGCTTCCAGCCCGGCCAGCGCTACGAGGACTTCTACCAACCCATCGTCCTCTTCGTCGGCACCGAGCGCTCCGGCGACTACTTCACCGACGGGCGCCCCAGCACCTCCAGCTTCGAGTACCAGGCCCTCATCCAGTCCCGCTGCCACACGCAGGGCGGCGCCACCTGCCTCACCTGCCACACCGCGCCGCATGACCCGCAGGCGCCCAACGAGCTGCACCTTCCCGAGAAGCCCTCCGCCACCGTCTCCGCGGGCTCCGCCACGTGCCAGCAGTGCCACGCGGACCTCTTCGCCGCGGGCTCGCGCCACACGCGGCACCGCGCGCGCGAGGCCCAGGACTGCGTGGCCTGCCACATGCCGCCCGTCGTCTCCGGTGTGCTGGACAAGTTCGCGGACCACGCGCTGGACGTGCCCGCGCCCCAGAACACCGCGCGCCATGGCATCCCCAACGCCTGCAACGCCTGTCACACGAAAGAGACGCCGGAGGCCATGACCAAGGCCCTGGCGAAGGGGTGGCCCCAGGCCGCGAAGCGACAGGAGCGGCGTCTGCGATTGGCGGACGCCTTCGACGAGAAGACGGCGAGCACCGCCCGCCCCGCGCTGGAGGCCGTGCTCGCGGACACGCACGAGGTGCCGTCACTGCGCGGCGCCGCGGCGAGGCTGCTCGCCCAGCGCCACAAGGGCGAGGCGGTGACGGCGCTGCACACCGCGCTGAAGGGGACCCAGGACAGCCGGCTGCGCCTGGACCTCATCGAGTCACTGGGCCTCGCGGGCGGAGGCAAGGACGCGAGCGAGGACCTGGCGGCGCTGCTCCGGGATGACTCCACCTGGGTGCGTCAGGCCTCCGCGTTGACGCTCGCGAGCCTGGGGGACGCGCGCGGGGTCTCGGCCCTGGAGCAGCTCGCCTCCGGGCCGGAGACGTCGTCGCTGGTCCAGCCGCACATCCTGCTCGCGCAGCTGGCGGTGCGCCGCAAGGACCTGGCCACCGCGGCGCGGGAGTACGAGCGCGCGCTGGACCTGCAGCCCTACAACGTCGACGCGCTCATCCGACTGGCGGACATCTACGTCGTCCAGGGGAACGTGAAGCAGGGCCAGGAGCGACTGGCGGAAGCGCTGCGCTTCGACCCGCAGAGCCGCCCCGCCCGTCAGCGTCTGTCCATGCTCAAACAGGGCCGCTGA
- a CDS encoding TolC family protein translates to MNALLLALLLSHLGPRPEVLLGATPAARARGKPPVRKVKATQASTPDTPPDASAKPPQGLPPEGAEAQAPSGPPTPEVSDPLLTPVPPAPIQMRSWDEALELVRQRSTDLSTAHAQVESAGGQARVALAGLLPSLNGTVLTQLNILDTDNTSLFFGGGSGGGGGLGGGTTGFQTTNPPVTGGTDVKTPTQPPVAGLLTASVALFNYQAITTLRTAREGQRTATLSLAETRRQLSLALARALVAVAAQERLAEVNRVNLRSALERLALAQRRLELGAGTRLDVVRVQQDAETARALVVVGDEDLRKAREALGLALGTPEAVGLAPGVRVESLMERAQKDCRPLENVEGRSDLAAARSRITVAERQISSVKAQYVPSISLSSTTVALTVKEDAVNVPFWNIGATLSLPFWDGGVREGLLRQSRAQATTARQQSLALERSVTIEVAQARRGVKVAQDSRDISSREQKLAEENDRLTRRSFEVGTGTSLELIQTAAALRQAELALVVREFQLERAKVEAFLAEAACDW, encoded by the coding sequence ATGAACGCCCTGCTGCTCGCCCTCCTGCTCTCGCACCTCGGCCCCCGGCCGGAGGTGTTGCTCGGCGCGACGCCCGCGGCTCGAGCCCGCGGCAAGCCCCCCGTGCGCAAGGTGAAGGCCACCCAGGCCTCCACGCCCGACACGCCGCCCGACGCCAGCGCGAAGCCGCCCCAGGGCCTGCCCCCGGAGGGCGCCGAGGCCCAGGCCCCATCCGGGCCTCCCACGCCCGAGGTCTCCGACCCGCTGCTGACGCCCGTGCCTCCCGCGCCCATCCAGATGCGCTCCTGGGATGAGGCCCTGGAGCTGGTGCGCCAGCGCTCCACGGACCTGAGCACGGCGCACGCGCAGGTGGAGTCCGCGGGAGGACAGGCCCGCGTCGCGCTGGCGGGCCTGCTGCCCAGCCTCAACGGCACCGTGCTCACGCAGCTGAACATCCTGGACACCGACAACACGTCGCTCTTCTTCGGAGGAGGCAGCGGAGGCGGAGGGGGACTCGGCGGCGGGACGACGGGCTTCCAGACCACGAACCCGCCCGTGACAGGGGGGACGGACGTCAAGACCCCCACCCAGCCGCCCGTGGCGGGGCTGCTCACGGCCTCGGTGGCGCTCTTCAACTACCAGGCCATCACCACGCTGCGCACCGCGCGCGAGGGCCAGCGCACCGCGACGTTGTCCCTGGCGGAGACGCGCCGGCAGCTGAGCCTCGCGCTCGCCCGCGCCCTGGTCGCCGTGGCCGCGCAGGAGCGCCTGGCCGAGGTCAACCGCGTCAACCTGCGCTCGGCGCTGGAGCGGCTCGCCCTCGCGCAGCGGCGGCTGGAGCTGGGCGCGGGCACGCGGCTGGACGTGGTGCGCGTGCAGCAGGACGCGGAGACGGCGCGCGCGCTGGTCGTCGTGGGTGACGAGGACCTGCGCAAGGCGCGCGAGGCCCTGGGGCTGGCGCTGGGCACGCCCGAGGCGGTGGGGCTGGCGCCCGGGGTGCGCGTGGAGTCGCTGATGGAGCGCGCGCAGAAGGACTGCCGCCCGCTGGAGAACGTGGAGGGGCGCTCCGACCTGGCCGCGGCGCGCTCGCGCATCACCGTGGCCGAGCGACAGATTTCGTCGGTGAAGGCGCAGTACGTGCCTTCGATTTCACTGAGCAGCACCACCGTGGCCCTCACGGTGAAGGAGGACGCGGTGAACGTGCCCTTCTGGAACATCGGCGCCACGCTGAGCCTGCCCTTCTGGGACGGCGGCGTGCGCGAGGGCCTGCTCCGGCAGTCGCGCGCGCAGGCGACCACGGCGCGGCAGCAGTCGCTGGCGCTGGAGCGCTCGGTCACCATCGAGGTGGCGCAGGCGCGGCGCGGGGTGAAGGTGGCGCAGGACTCGCGCGACATCTCCTCGCGCGAGCAGAAGCTGGCCGAGGAGAACGACCGGCTGACCCGGCGCAGCTTCGAGGTGGGCACGGGCACCAGCCTGGAGCTCATCCAGACCGCGGCGGCGCTGCGGCAGGCGGAGCTGGCGTTGGTGGTGCGGGAGTTTCAACTCGAGCGAGCCAAGGTCGAGGCATTCCTGGCGGAGGCGGCATGCGACTGGTGA
- a CDS encoding efflux RND transporter periplasmic adaptor subunit — translation MRLVRTVGAVCAAALAWMSCKSQEGPQGGAAGAGMAMPVQVISLSPGEVRDAADYVGTLISRTSIIVYPQVAGYIQSIPVKPGTWVKDQEVLLVVDPRREQAGLRATQAQRASALAQREFARRTQERSAQLLKEGLQSRQDYEQAVAQARQAEASARAIEAQIQSQRVQLGFYEVSAPFAGMVGDFPVKVGDYVTPQTELTTLDQSRMLEVAVQVPVDRARAIQLGKTPVELLDEKDKVVVAAPVFFVAPTPSATTQLVEVRAAFENKEGLRAGELVRARVVYDVREALTVPTVAVTQISGQSFVYEVATVDGGTVARRAPLSVGEVTGNDYEVTGGADAGVQVVVSGLQLLRDGQPIKPMPAKPPSGQGVGGASDAGQ, via the coding sequence ATGCGACTGGTGAGGACGGTGGGCGCCGTGTGTGCGGCGGCCCTGGCGTGGATGAGCTGCAAGAGCCAGGAAGGCCCTCAGGGTGGAGCGGCCGGCGCGGGCATGGCGATGCCCGTGCAAGTCATCTCCCTGTCGCCTGGAGAGGTGCGCGACGCGGCCGACTACGTGGGCACGCTCATCTCCCGCACCAGCATCATCGTGTATCCGCAGGTCGCCGGTTACATCCAGTCGATTCCCGTGAAGCCGGGCACGTGGGTGAAGGACCAGGAGGTCCTGCTCGTCGTGGACCCTCGCCGCGAGCAGGCGGGGCTGCGCGCCACCCAGGCCCAGCGGGCCTCCGCGCTGGCGCAGCGCGAGTTCGCCCGGCGCACCCAGGAGCGCAGCGCGCAGCTCCTCAAGGAAGGGCTCCAGAGCCGCCAGGACTACGAGCAGGCGGTGGCGCAGGCGCGGCAGGCGGAGGCGAGCGCGCGCGCGATCGAAGCGCAAATCCAGTCGCAGCGCGTGCAGCTCGGCTTCTACGAGGTGAGCGCGCCCTTCGCGGGGATGGTGGGCGACTTCCCGGTGAAGGTGGGCGACTACGTGACGCCGCAGACGGAGCTCACCACGCTGGACCAGAGCCGCATGCTGGAGGTCGCCGTGCAGGTGCCGGTGGACCGGGCGCGCGCCATCCAGCTTGGCAAGACACCGGTGGAGCTGCTCGACGAGAAGGACAAGGTGGTGGTGGCCGCGCCCGTCTTCTTCGTCGCCCCCACGCCCAGCGCCACGACGCAGCTGGTGGAGGTGCGGGCCGCCTTCGAGAACAAAGAGGGCCTGCGCGCCGGAGAGCTGGTGCGCGCGCGGGTGGTGTACGACGTCCGAGAGGCGCTCACCGTGCCCACCGTCGCGGTGACCCAAATCAGCGGCCAGTCCTTCGTGTACGAGGTCGCCACCGTGGATGGCGGCACCGTGGCCCGCCGCGCGCCGCTGTCCGTGGGCGAGGTGACGGGCAACGACTACGAGGTGACGGGCGGCGCCGACGCGGGCGTGCAGGTGGTGGTCAGCGGACTGCAGCTGCTTCGCGATGGCCAGCCCATCAAGCCCATGCCCGCCAAGCCCCCGTCGGGCCAGGGCGTGGGCGGCGCCTCCGACGCGGGCCAGTGA
- a CDS encoding multidrug efflux RND transporter permease subunit has product MFTDFFIRRLIFASVLSIIITLAGAISIPALPIEQYPDLSLPEVQVTATYIGASAETVESAVTTVLERQLNGVQGMRYISSSSSNTGVSTITVTFDQGRDLDIAAVDVQNRVATASAQLPAAVNALGITITKAQTQLLMAFGLFSEGGHYDTEFLSNYADVYIRDALLRVKGVGNVTIFGERRFAMRLWLDPSELARRKLTASDVVGALQAQNVQVGAGQVGQEPAPPGQNYLFTLRVQSQLVTAEQFGAIVVQRGQDGSLVRIRDVGKVELGAENYAQLLRFNGTEAVGLGIFQLPGSNALEVRNGVIKELDRLQKSFPPGVKYQDAFDTTVAVRSSIEEVLRTLVEAVILVVLVIFVFLHGWRSVLVVATTLPVSLIGTFLFVSAFGFSLNTLTLFGLTLATGLVVDDAIVVIENVERTMEEGFAPREATQRGMRQVAGAVVAIALVLSAVFVPVSFFPGTTGAIYRQFALTLAFSISLSALVALTLSPALCARLLRPHEGQKWKVFRQFDRGMDRFRDAYGRLLRRLIGPLKWPVVLVFGLCLLATVWVYRATPSGFIPDEDQGYIIVAVQGPEGTSLDYTRRVLLQTEEVLRKQEEVTDIFTVGGFSLLGTGANYGVLFANLRPWSERKGFDHSVAGIIERLRGPLLAIGGARVLPFQPPAIRGVGSVGGFEFVLEDQQGTRTLAQIAQTTEALVGKANQNPQLRGVFSSFTANTPLLDVEVDREKALSLGVPMESLFATLQVYLGSQYVNDFTFANRVYRVFVQAAMPFRSQPKDVGALYVRTSGGDMVPMESLVRVVPVTSAQNISHYNLYRSAEVNGQAAPGVSSGQALEAMAAAAREVLPEGYTYEWTGLSLEQQEAGGKVLLIFALGIIFVFLVLSAQYESFALPFVILLGVPVAMLGALGFQNLRGLQNDVFCQVGLVMLVGLSSKNAILIVEFAEQLRHEGYSVMESAVEAARTRLRPILMTSFAFLMGVIPLVIASGAGAAARKSLGTTVFGGMLLSTFVNLIFIPVLYAVVEAARSRVLKRHEHARPGGGGAPPPGGEPPRPQPA; this is encoded by the coding sequence ATGTTCACGGACTTCTTCATCCGCAGGCTCATCTTCGCCAGCGTGCTATCCATCATCATCACGCTGGCGGGGGCCATCAGCATCCCCGCGCTCCCCATCGAGCAGTACCCGGACCTGTCCCTGCCCGAGGTGCAGGTGACGGCCACGTACATCGGCGCGTCGGCGGAGACGGTGGAGAGCGCCGTCACCACGGTGCTGGAGCGGCAGCTCAACGGCGTGCAGGGGATGCGCTACATCTCCTCCTCCAGCAGCAACACGGGCGTGAGCACCATCACCGTCACCTTCGACCAGGGGCGGGACCTGGACATCGCCGCGGTGGACGTGCAGAACCGCGTGGCCACCGCGTCCGCGCAGCTGCCCGCCGCGGTCAACGCGCTGGGCATCACCATCACCAAGGCCCAGACGCAGCTGCTCATGGCCTTCGGCCTCTTCTCCGAGGGCGGCCACTACGACACGGAGTTCCTGAGCAACTACGCGGACGTCTACATCCGCGACGCGCTCCTGCGCGTGAAGGGCGTGGGCAACGTCACCATCTTCGGTGAGCGGCGCTTCGCGATGCGCCTGTGGCTGGACCCGTCCGAGCTGGCGCGGCGCAAGCTGACGGCGTCGGACGTGGTGGGGGCGCTCCAGGCGCAGAACGTCCAGGTGGGCGCCGGACAGGTGGGCCAGGAGCCCGCGCCTCCGGGGCAGAACTACCTGTTCACGCTGCGGGTGCAGAGCCAGCTCGTCACCGCGGAGCAGTTCGGCGCCATCGTCGTGCAGCGGGGGCAGGACGGCTCGCTGGTGCGCATCCGGGACGTGGGCAAGGTGGAGCTGGGCGCGGAGAACTACGCGCAGCTGTTGCGCTTCAACGGCACGGAGGCGGTGGGCCTGGGCATCTTCCAGCTCCCGGGCTCCAACGCGCTGGAGGTGCGCAACGGCGTCATCAAGGAGCTGGACCGGCTCCAGAAGAGCTTCCCGCCGGGCGTGAAGTACCAGGACGCCTTCGACACCACCGTGGCCGTGCGCTCCTCCATCGAGGAGGTGCTGCGCACCCTCGTCGAGGCCGTCATCCTCGTCGTGCTGGTCATCTTCGTCTTCCTGCACGGCTGGAGAAGCGTACTGGTGGTCGCCACCACGCTGCCGGTGTCACTGATTGGCACCTTCCTCTTCGTCAGCGCGTTCGGCTTCTCGCTCAACACCCTCACGCTCTTCGGCCTCACGCTGGCCACGGGCCTGGTGGTGGACGACGCCATCGTCGTCATCGAGAACGTGGAGCGCACCATGGAAGAGGGCTTCGCGCCCCGCGAGGCCACGCAGCGAGGCATGCGCCAGGTGGCCGGCGCCGTGGTGGCCATCGCGCTGGTGCTCTCCGCGGTGTTCGTCCCCGTGTCCTTCTTCCCCGGCACCACCGGCGCCATCTACCGCCAGTTCGCGCTCACCCTCGCTTTCTCCATCAGCCTCTCCGCGCTCGTCGCGCTGACGCTGTCCCCCGCCCTGTGCGCGCGGCTCCTGCGTCCGCACGAGGGCCAGAAGTGGAAGGTGTTCCGCCAGTTCGACCGGGGCATGGACCGCTTCCGCGACGCCTACGGCCGGCTGTTGCGGCGGCTCATCGGGCCGCTGAAGTGGCCGGTGGTGCTGGTCTTCGGCCTGTGCCTGCTCGCCACGGTCTGGGTGTACCGGGCCACGCCCTCCGGCTTCATCCCGGACGAGGACCAGGGCTACATCATCGTCGCGGTGCAGGGCCCGGAGGGCACGTCGCTGGACTACACGCGCCGGGTGCTGCTCCAGACGGAGGAGGTGCTCCGGAAGCAGGAGGAGGTGACGGACATCTTCACCGTCGGCGGCTTCTCGCTCCTGGGCACCGGCGCCAACTACGGCGTGCTCTTCGCCAACCTGCGCCCGTGGAGCGAGCGCAAGGGCTTCGACCACAGCGTGGCGGGCATCATCGAGCGGCTGCGCGGCCCGCTGCTCGCCATCGGTGGCGCGCGCGTGCTGCCCTTCCAGCCTCCGGCCATCCGCGGCGTGGGCAGCGTGGGCGGCTTCGAGTTCGTGCTGGAGGACCAGCAGGGCACGCGCACGCTCGCGCAGATTGCGCAGACGACCGAGGCGCTGGTGGGCAAGGCCAACCAGAATCCCCAGCTGCGCGGCGTCTTTTCATCCTTCACCGCCAACACGCCGCTGCTCGACGTGGAGGTGGACCGGGAGAAGGCGCTGTCGCTCGGCGTGCCCATGGAGTCGCTGTTCGCGACGCTCCAGGTCTACCTGGGCAGCCAATATGTTAACGACTTCACATTCGCCAACCGCGTGTATCGGGTGTTCGTTCAGGCGGCCATGCCCTTCCGCAGCCAGCCCAAGGACGTCGGCGCGCTCTACGTGCGCACCTCCGGCGGCGACATGGTTCCGATGGAGTCGCTGGTCCGGGTGGTGCCCGTCACCAGCGCCCAGAACATTTCACACTACAATCTGTATCGTTCCGCCGAGGTGAACGGGCAGGCTGCGCCCGGCGTCAGCAGCGGGCAGGCGCTGGAGGCGATGGCGGCGGCGGCGCGGGAGGTGTTGCCAGAAGGTTACACCTACGAGTGGACGGGCCTGTCGCTGGAGCAGCAGGAGGCGGGCGGCAAGGTGCTGCTCATCTTCGCGCTGGGCATCATCTTCGTGTTCCTGGTGCTCTCCGCGCAGTACGAGAGCTTCGCGCTGCCGTTCGTCATCCTGCTCGGCGTGCCGGTGGCCATGCTGGGGGCGCTCGGGTTCCAGAACCTGCGAGGGCTCCAGAATGACGTCTTCTGCCAGGTGGGGCTGGTGATGCTCGTGGGCCTCTCCAGCAAGAACGCCATCCTCATCGTGGAGTTCGCGGAGCAACTGCGTCACGAGGGTTACAGCGTGATGGAAAGCGCCGTCGAGGCAGCCCGCACGCGCCTGCGCCCCATCCTGATGACCTCCTTCGCGTTCCTCATGGGCGTGATTCCGCTGGTGATTGCCTCGGGCGCGGGCGCGGCGGCCCGCAAGTCCCTGGGCACCACCGTGTTCGGTGGGATGTTGTTGTCCACGTTCGTCAATCTCATCTTCATCCCCGTGCTGTACGCGGTGGTGGAAGCGGCGCGCTCCCGAGTCCTCAAGCGCCACGAGCACGCCCGGCCCGGTGGCGGAGGAGCACCTCCGCCCGGTGGCGAGCCTCCTCGGCCGCAGCCCGCCTGA